CGCGTACAGGAAGGCGTCCGCCTCGCCCGTGAAAAAGCGCCCGATTTGCTGCTCGACGGTGAACTGCAGGCCGACGCCGCGCTGGTTCCGGCCGTAACGGTTAAAAAAGCGCCGGGAAGCCCGGTTGCCGGAAAAGTCAACACGATCATATTCCCCGACCTGGGAGCCGGAAACATCGGCTATAAACTGGTACAGCGGCTTGCCGGCGCCGACGCGTACGGCCCGTTTCTGCAGGGATTCGCGAAACCGATCAGCGACCTGTCGCGCGGCTGTTCCGCCGACGACATCGTAGCCACGGCCGCCGTTACGCTGGTACAGGCCGGCTCGAAGTAACGCGGCTGTTCCGCCGGCGGATTGCATTCGTCCGTCGGCGACCTCGCGGCCACGTCCGCCGGCCGCTTACAGGCGGCGGACGGATGCAGGCGGCGGACGGGACGCTGCTCTGGCGCAAACCCGGCAGATCGGCTATACTCACGGTATGAAAAGACCTGTTTTATATCTTTACCGCGTTTTATGCGCTGCGGCAGCCGTTCTGAGCATATGCTCGTTTTCCGCCTGCACTAAAAAAACGGGAGAAGCAGCTTCAAGCGAACCGGCGACAGTCGTGACGGCGACGTTTTATCCGCTGTACGTCATGCTGCTCAATATCACGGAAAACGTTCCCGACACCCGAATCACGCTGCTCGCACCGGCAGACACCGGCTGTCTGCACGACTACCAGCTTACCGCCAAAGACATGAGCGCGCTCACGCAGTGCGACATTCTGGTGCTGAACGGCGCGGGAATGGAAAGCTTCCTTGATAAAGCCGTTCAGGCGCGCAGCGGCAGAAACGTTATCGCAGCCGACGGCTACGAACTTATCGACGACAACCCGCATATCTGGGTTTCACCCGAGGGCGCGGCGTACGAAACGCAGCGAATAGCGGCGGCGCTTGCCGAAGCGGATCCCGCCAACGCCGACGCGTACCGGCGCAACGCGGGCGTTTATATCGAAAAACTGCGCACACTGTCTAAGGAAATGCACCAAAAACTCGCCCCCTACGCAGGCCGCCCGGTCATTACGTTTCACGAAGCGTTTCCGTACTTCGCCACGGAATTCGGATTCGACACGGCGGCGATCATAGAACGAGAACCGGGAACGGAGCCGACGGCAAAAGAACTGCTGGAGTTGATCGCCTTGGTCAAAACGTACGCGGCGGCGGCGCGGAAACCGGTGCTTTTTGCCGAACCGCAGTATTCGTCTTCCGCAGCCGAAGTGATCGCTTCGGAAACGGGACTCACCGTATACGAACTGGATCCCGCCGTAACCGGTCCGTTGGACAAAGACGCGTATCTCGACGCGATGCGCCGGAATTTGGCCGTACTGCTGACTGCGTTCGGCGGCTGAGCGGAATATTTTACGGAAAATCCGTATAAATATCTTGTTTTTTTATACTATTACATGTTATTTTAATACTAGATTATATATACTAAGAGGTATACCTATGGCTTACAAAATTACGGATGCTTGTGTAAACTGCGGTTCCTGCGAAGGCGAATGCCCGGTCGGCGCGATCAGCGAAGACGGCGACAAACGCGTTATCGACGCGGCGTCATGCGTCAGCTGCGGAACGTGCGCCGCCGCGTGCCCCACGGAAGCTATCGTAGAAGAATAAACCGTTTTCAGTTTACGGTAAATTTGCACGGGCTGGCGGGGAAGGCAGACTTCCGCGGCAGCCCCTTTTTATCCGCAGAAAGGAAGCCGCAATGATCAAGAGAATTCTTTCAGGATACGGAAAATTATGCGTTTCCGCCGGAAAAATACTGGCACTCGCCGCGTTATGCGCGGCGTTCGGCTGCATCGTCGTCCTGCCCTTGTGGATGTTCGCCGTTTCAGCGCCGAACGTGTACAGCGCGACCGTACTGATCATACTAACCGGCTCCGTCATTTTTTTCATCGCACGGAAAATCCGTACGTATCTCACGATAGGCGTAACGGACCGGGCGGAAAAATCAAAACGGCTGCACCGATTGGCAATACTGCTGCTCCGGATCGCCGTGGGAGCTTCAGGCGTTATCGGCAGCATCGTCTGCGTCCTGCATGAAATGAAAGGCGCCGCAGCTCTGACTCTTTTTGCCGCCGTCGTTATATATGGCATACTTGCGTTCGGATTACGCAAAGACGCACACAAACGGTAACGCGGCGCGCCTCTTTGCCGTTCTGCTGTATGCGGCTATGTGCGGCGTATCGGCGGTGCACGCGCAGCCGTACTCTCCGCGCATAACCGAATTGAGCGCTGCGAATCCGGTATTCGCCCAGTACGCGCAGGACGTGGAAATTGCGTACCGGCAGATTGCCGCGGGAAAACCGGTTACCGTGCTGTTCTATTCATACACGGCCAAACGGACCGACACGCTGTTTTCCCTGGCGGCGCGGTGTTCGATCCCCTATGAAGCGATCGCGCTGCTGAACGACATACCGGCGGCGGATACCGTGTTGGAGCAAA
This sequence is a window from Treponema brennaborense DSM 12168. Protein-coding genes within it:
- a CDS encoding metal ABC transporter substrate-binding protein encodes the protein MKRPVLYLYRVLCAAAAVLSICSFSACTKKTGEAASSEPATVVTATFYPLYVMLLNITENVPDTRITLLAPADTGCLHDYQLTAKDMSALTQCDILVLNGAGMESFLDKAVQARSGRNVIAADGYELIDDNPHIWVSPEGAAYETQRIAAALAEADPANADAYRRNAGVYIEKLRTLSKEMHQKLAPYAGRPVITFHEAFPYFATEFGFDTAAIIEREPGTEPTAKELLELIALVKTYAAAARKPVLFAEPQYSSSAAEVIASETGLTVYELDPAVTGPLDKDAYLDAMRRNLAVLLTAFGG
- a CDS encoding DUF362 domain-containing protein translates to MAYKITDACVNCGSCEGECPVGAISEDGDKRVIDAASCVSCGTCAAACPTEAIVEE